In Methylobacterium aquaticum, the following are encoded in one genomic region:
- the ftsL gene encoding cell division protein FtsL, giving the protein MIRLLHLAAIAGLIASAIYAYSIKYDTLYQAEQVAKLKTRLRKERDAIAVLRAEWQLLTRPDRLQGAVTKYLDLEPIGTAHLGRLADLPAKADRGDEIARKLEALGLGATATPAAKERAPSTTAARSDEPRTTGSTSTPTRTVTPTAKR; this is encoded by the coding sequence GTGATCCGCCTCCTGCACCTCGCGGCGATCGCCGGGCTGATCGCCTCGGCCATCTACGCCTACTCGATCAAGTACGACACGCTCTACCAGGCCGAGCAGGTCGCCAAGCTGAAGACCCGCCTGCGCAAGGAGCGCGACGCGATCGCGGTCCTGCGCGCCGAGTGGCAGCTGCTCACCCGGCCCGACCGGCTCCAGGGGGCGGTCACCAAGTATCTCGACCTCGAGCCGATCGGCACCGCCCATCTCGGGCGGCTCGCCGACCTGCCGGCCAAGGCCGATCGCGGCGACGAGATCGCCCGCAAGCTCGAGGCTTTGGGCCTCGGCGCCACGGCGACGCCCGCCGCCAAGGAGCGCGCGCCCTCCACCACCGCTGCCCGCAGCGACGAGCCGCGCACCACCGGCTCCACCTCCACTCCCACCCGCACCGTCACCCCGACGGCCAAGAGGTAG
- the rsmH gene encoding 16S rRNA (cytosine(1402)-N(4))-methyltransferase RsmH has translation MGFSVGRRRGGAPVVTEAAPHIPVLLAEVLGALRVSDSPASVIDGTFGAGGYTKAILAADPRTRVLAIDRDPTAIAAGQALVEAEGGRLTLVQGRFGDLDAIARDHGFAEADGVVLDIGVSSMQLDQAERGFSFRFDGPLDMRMERAGESAADLVNDASEAALADVIYHYGEERRARAVARALIEARRRGRIETTAALADIVAGVVRAEPGSGIHPATRTFQALRIAVNDELGELQRALHAAERILRPGGRLAVVTFHSLEDRIVKQFFSARSGRAVAASRHLPMASQPTPRSFTLATKGPVAAGEAECRANPRSRSAKLRAGERTDAPAPPPLTALEALASLPETQTRGGRR, from the coding sequence ATGGGCTTTTCCGTCGGTCGCCGCCGCGGCGGAGCGCCGGTCGTGACCGAGGCCGCTCCCCACATCCCGGTCCTGCTCGCCGAGGTCCTGGGCGCCCTGCGCGTCTCCGACAGCCCGGCCTCGGTGATCGACGGCACCTTCGGCGCCGGCGGCTACACCAAGGCGATCCTGGCGGCCGATCCGCGGACCCGCGTGCTCGCCATCGACCGCGACCCCACCGCCATCGCCGCCGGCCAGGCCCTGGTCGAGGCGGAAGGCGGGCGCCTGACCCTGGTCCAGGGCCGCTTCGGCGACCTCGACGCGATCGCGCGCGACCACGGCTTCGCGGAGGCCGACGGCGTCGTGCTCGATATCGGCGTCTCGTCGATGCAGCTCGACCAGGCCGAGCGCGGCTTCTCGTTCCGGTTCGACGGTCCCCTCGACATGCGGATGGAGCGGGCGGGCGAGAGCGCGGCCGACCTCGTCAACGACGCCTCCGAGGCGGCGCTCGCCGACGTGATCTATCATTACGGCGAGGAGCGCCGGGCCCGCGCCGTCGCCCGCGCCTTGATCGAGGCCCGCCGGCGCGGCCGCATCGAGACCACGGCGGCGCTCGCCGATATCGTCGCCGGGGTGGTGCGGGCTGAGCCCGGCAGCGGCATCCATCCGGCGACCCGGACCTTCCAGGCCCTGCGCATCGCGGTGAACGACGAGCTCGGCGAGCTGCAGCGGGCGCTGCACGCCGCCGAGCGGATCCTGCGGCCGGGCGGGCGGCTCGCGGTGGTCACCTTCCACTCGCTGGAGGACCGCATCGTGAAGCAGTTCTTCTCGGCCCGCAGCGGCCGGGCGGTCGCGGCCTCGCGCCACCTGCCGATGGCCTCGCAGCCGACGCCGCGCAGCTTCACCCTCGCCACCAAGGGCCCGGTCGCCGCCGGCGAGGCCGAGTGCAGGGCCAATCCCCGCTCGCGCTCGGCCAAGCTCCGGGCCGGCGAGCGCACCGACGCGCCGGCGCCCCCGCCGCTGACGGCCCTCGAAGCCCTGGCCTCCCTGCCCGAGACCCAGACCCGGGGAGGGCGCCGGTGA
- the gloA gene encoding lactoylglutathione lyase — protein MEYLHTMVRVADLDKALDFYCNKFGLQEVRRTESEKGRFTLVFLAAPGDAARAKESKSPLLELTYNWDPEEYTGGRNFGHLAYQVDDIYATCQKLQDAGVTINRPPRDGHMAFVRSPDGISIEILQKGGAKPPQEPWASMQNTGSW, from the coding sequence ATGGAATACCTGCACACGATGGTCCGCGTCGCCGATCTGGACAAGGCGCTCGACTTCTACTGCAACAAGTTCGGCCTCCAGGAGGTGCGCCGCACCGAGAGCGAGAAGGGCCGCTTCACCCTGGTCTTCCTCGCCGCCCCGGGCGATGCCGCGCGGGCCAAGGAGAGCAAGTCGCCGCTGCTCGAACTGACCTACAACTGGGATCCGGAGGAGTATACCGGCGGGCGCAACTTCGGCCATCTCGCCTATCAGGTCGACGACATCTACGCGACCTGCCAGAAGCTCCAGGATGCCGGCGTCACCATCAACCGCCCGCCGCGGGACGGCCACATGGCCTTCGTGCGCTCGCCCGACGGCATCTCGATCGAGATCCTGCAGAAGGGTGGGGCCAAGCCGCCGCAGGAGCCCTGGGCCTCGATGCAGAATACCGGCAGCTGGTAG
- a CDS encoding peptidoglycan D,D-transpeptidase FtsI family protein: MTQDQDFQAHDPQAHAPQGPEVDPAREPAAPRRSLADLLRGGVAAMFRLSVERSAARVGLVGLVFGTVFLALIGRLASFAMMPDDPGTAQARRAEAGGTTQVRPDIVDRNGEILATDIRTVSVFAEPKNIYDKDEAVELLTAVLPDINARDLREKLSSKKGFVWVKREITPRQQAEVHRLGIPGIGFLSDHKRVYPNGTAAAHILGVTNLDNVGIAGMEKYIDRQGLRDLNSLGFVAKSADMAPVQLSIDLRAQHAVRDELAWGMEHYRAKAAAGLILDVTTGEVIALASLPDFDPNEPKDALDPDRINRMNVGVYEMGSTFKAMTLAMALDSGKFTVNSTFDTRGGVLHWGRQKIHEYHGTNRVITMPEVFTHSSNIGSAKMALGIGVPGHKAFLKKMGLLDRLRTELPESAEPIIPPRWTEINTITIAFGHGLAVAPLQASAAVAAIANGGFLMTPTFLKRTEAEAREKATQVLSPQTSEAMRYIMRLNATEGSAKKAAIPYYYVGGKTGTAEKVIRGRYVKNRLFTTFMAAAPMDKPKYLFVTVMDEPQPVAAESGPYATAAYNSGVVTGRTIARVAPILGLPPQFEPPAKPFPLMVKLGAYHVNMLDGK, encoded by the coding sequence GTGACCCAGGATCAGGACTTCCAGGCTCACGACCCGCAGGCTCACGCCCCGCAAGGCCCCGAGGTCGATCCGGCGCGGGAGCCCGCCGCGCCCCGGCGCAGCCTCGCGGATCTGCTCCGCGGCGGCGTGGCGGCGATGTTCCGCCTGTCGGTGGAGCGCAGCGCCGCCCGCGTCGGCCTCGTCGGCCTCGTCTTCGGCACGGTGTTCCTCGCGCTGATCGGGCGGCTGGCCAGCTTCGCCATGATGCCGGACGATCCGGGCACGGCCCAGGCCCGCCGGGCCGAGGCCGGCGGCACCACGCAGGTGCGGCCCGACATCGTCGACCGCAACGGCGAGATCCTGGCCACCGACATCCGCACCGTCTCGGTCTTCGCCGAGCCGAAGAACATCTACGACAAGGACGAGGCGGTGGAACTCCTCACCGCCGTCCTGCCGGACATCAACGCCCGCGACCTTCGCGAAAAACTGTCGTCGAAGAAGGGCTTCGTCTGGGTCAAGCGCGAGATCACGCCGCGCCAGCAGGCCGAGGTGCATCGCCTCGGCATCCCAGGGATAGGCTTCCTGTCCGACCACAAGCGGGTCTACCCGAACGGGACGGCCGCCGCCCACATCCTCGGCGTGACCAACCTCGACAATGTCGGCATCGCCGGCATGGAGAAGTACATCGACCGCCAGGGCCTGCGCGACCTCAACAGCCTCGGCTTCGTCGCGAAGTCGGCGGACATGGCGCCGGTCCAGCTCTCGATCGACCTGCGCGCCCAGCACGCGGTGCGCGACGAGCTCGCCTGGGGCATGGAGCATTACCGCGCCAAGGCGGCGGCGGGGCTGATCCTCGACGTGACCACCGGCGAAGTGATCGCGCTCGCCTCCCTGCCCGATTTCGACCCGAACGAGCCGAAGGACGCCCTCGATCCGGACCGGATCAACCGGATGAACGTCGGCGTCTACGAGATGGGCTCGACCTTCAAGGCGATGACGCTCGCCATGGCGCTCGATTCCGGAAAATTCACCGTCAACTCGACCTTCGACACCCGCGGCGGCGTGCTCCATTGGGGCCGGCAGAAGATCCACGAGTATCACGGCACCAACCGGGTCATCACGATGCCGGAGGTGTTCACCCACTCGTCGAACATCGGCTCGGCCAAGATGGCGCTCGGCATCGGCGTGCCCGGCCACAAGGCCTTCCTGAAGAAGATGGGCCTGCTCGATCGCCTGCGCACCGAATTGCCGGAGAGCGCCGAGCCGATCATCCCGCCGCGCTGGACCGAGATCAACACCATCACCATCGCGTTCGGCCACGGCCTCGCGGTGGCGCCGCTCCAGGCTTCCGCCGCCGTGGCGGCGATCGCCAATGGCGGCTTCCTGATGACGCCGACCTTCCTCAAGCGGACCGAGGCCGAGGCGCGCGAGAAGGCGACGCAGGTGCTCTCGCCCCAGACCAGCGAGGCGATGCGCTACATCATGCGCCTCAACGCCACCGAGGGCTCGGCCAAGAAGGCGGCGATTCCCTATTACTACGTCGGCGGCAAGACCGGCACCGCCGAGAAGGTGATCCGCGGCCGCTACGTCAAGAACCGGCTGTTCACCACCTTCATGGCCGCCGCGCCGATGGACAAGCCGAAATACCTGTTCGTCACGGTCATGGACGAGCCGCAGCCCGTCGCGGCGGAATCCGGCCCCTACGCCACCGCCGCCTACAATTCGGGCGTCGTCACCGGCCGGACGATCGCCCGGGTCGCGCCGATCCTCGGCCTGCCGCCGCAATTCGAGCCGCCGGCGAAGCCGTTCCCGCTGATGGTCAAGCTCGGCGCCTACCACGTGAACATGCTGGACGGAAAATGA
- the gcvA gene encoding transcriptional regulator GcvA yields MHRRLPPLNALKAFEAAGRHGSFTLAAEELRVTHGAVSRHVQALEAWLGVPLFVRHNRRVVLTEAGRSYLAEIGAALDRVALATARQLERGQARILHVNTLATFTLRWLIPRLHAFQRAHPAIEVRLTTSTVPLAELAGPYDVAIRGGPDSRPGHVGQEFLTEERIPVCSPALLERLPLDNPSQLARHTLLHAATLPGIWPHWLAAAGVPDLEPQASITLEHVYLTLQAALDGLGVAMGPTRLVADDVAAGRLMLPFAGPALPARSYYTYVPEARRDDPVVRAFCEWLATTA; encoded by the coding sequence GTGCATCGCCGCCTGCCGCCGCTCAACGCCCTGAAGGCCTTCGAGGCGGCCGGCCGCCACGGCAGCTTCACCCTGGCGGCGGAGGAGCTGCGGGTGACCCACGGCGCGGTCAGCCGGCACGTGCAGGCCCTCGAAGCCTGGCTCGGCGTGCCTTTGTTCGTGCGCCACAACCGGCGGGTCGTGCTGACGGAAGCCGGACGGAGCTACCTCGCCGAAATCGGCGCGGCCCTCGACCGCGTGGCGCTCGCGACCGCGCGGCAGCTTGAGCGCGGCCAGGCCCGAATTCTTCACGTGAACACGCTGGCGACCTTCACCTTGCGCTGGCTGATCCCGCGGCTGCACGCCTTCCAGCGCGCCCATCCGGCCATCGAGGTCCGGCTGACGACCTCCACCGTGCCGCTCGCCGAACTGGCCGGGCCCTACGACGTCGCGATCCGCGGCGGCCCCGATTCTCGGCCGGGCCATGTCGGGCAGGAATTCCTCACCGAGGAGCGGATCCCGGTCTGCAGCCCGGCCCTGCTGGAGCGGCTGCCGCTCGACAATCCGTCACAGCTCGCACGCCACACGCTCCTGCACGCGGCGACCCTGCCGGGAATCTGGCCGCACTGGCTGGCGGCGGCCGGAGTGCCGGACCTGGAGCCGCAGGCTTCGATCACGCTGGAGCATGTCTACCTGACCTTGCAGGCGGCGCTCGACGGATTGGGCGTCGCGATGGGCCCGACGCGGCTCGTCGCCGACGACGTGGCGGCGGGTCGGCTGATGCTGCCCTTCGCGGGGCCGGCATTGCCGGCGCGCAGCTACTACACCTACGTACCGGAGGCCCGCCGGGACGATCCCGTGGTGCGGGCCTTCTGCGAGTGGTTGGCGACGACGGCGTGA
- a CDS encoding PAS domain-containing sensor histidine kinase encodes MLEADPAPFSARAATILGISRVSKAAHQRLAHAESWLRFAVPAMLAAFLLCLGTVTALQLSGHREEVVSDARRDIDLVARLTAGTLPASLARSPGAVPSEVMTPAALRERLVRLLPPGGLPAGRSVLLIGADDAILAALPEQPGLPRQFGEFVGEVQVLGIMGERAGVLNVVLGNGERALATVRSVAGGAGISQVAVVQTLDSVTALWAGRARIAAVLVGAVTLVVVCTGLAYALQADRARAVDRVCEQVRQRLDTALGRGRCGLWDWDIPRGRIYWSDSMYQLLGYVREQEFLSFGDVNALVHPDDTDLYGLARQLAARDTTVDHEFRIRAAGGEWVWLKARAEIVQDLEDNGRHLVGIVIDISEQRRLAESTATADMRLRDAVEAVSEAFVLWDAQNRLVLCNSKFRRLHALTSDEAQPGRRYDAIMGRAALPTVRREIPAGEFPEAGARTFEAELADGRWLQISERRTKDGGYVSVGTDITALKRHQERLVESERQLIATIADLKRSRRTLEIQTQQLADLAERYLDQKAQAESANRSKSEFLANMSHELRTPLNAILGFAEVMESEVFGSLGSEKYREYCRDIRSSGHYLLSVIDDILDMSRIDARRVKLAKQPVAVSEALERALKLIAEPARMKGLTVSVEMSADTLVMADERALHQILVNLLQNAVKFTPEAGRVAVRTRRAIDAVHIFVEDSGIGIPKAALPKLGYPFEQVETNFARSYKGSGLGLAIARSLAELHGGGLRIRSEEGTGTIVLVRLPRPGRTEAAEAQEAAELQA; translated from the coding sequence ATGCTGGAGGCGGATCCCGCCCCCTTCTCGGCGCGTGCCGCGACGATCCTGGGAATCAGCCGGGTCTCGAAGGCCGCGCACCAGCGCCTCGCCCATGCGGAATCCTGGCTCCGCTTCGCCGTTCCGGCGATGCTGGCGGCCTTCCTGCTCTGCCTCGGCACCGTCACCGCCCTGCAGCTCTCCGGCCACCGCGAGGAGGTGGTGAGCGACGCGCGGCGCGACATCGACCTGGTGGCCCGCCTGACGGCCGGGACGCTCCCGGCCTCGCTCGCGCGCTCCCCCGGCGCGGTACCGTCCGAGGTGATGACGCCGGCCGCCTTGCGCGAGCGGCTGGTGCGCCTGCTGCCGCCCGGCGGCCTGCCGGCCGGCCGCTCCGTGCTGCTGATCGGCGCCGACGACGCGATCCTGGCCGCCTTGCCGGAGCAGCCCGGGCTGCCGCGCCAGTTCGGCGAGTTCGTCGGCGAGGTGCAGGTGCTCGGCATCATGGGCGAACGCGCCGGGGTGCTCAACGTCGTGCTGGGCAACGGCGAGCGGGCGCTGGCGACGGTGCGCTCGGTCGCCGGCGGGGCCGGGATCAGCCAGGTCGCGGTGGTCCAGACCCTCGATTCGGTCACCGCCCTCTGGGCCGGCCGGGCGCGCATCGCCGCGGTGCTGGTCGGCGCCGTGACCCTCGTGGTGGTCTGCACCGGGCTGGCCTACGCGCTCCAGGCCGACCGGGCTCGCGCCGTCGACCGGGTCTGCGAGCAGGTGCGCCAGCGCCTCGACACGGCGCTCGGCCGCGGCCGCTGCGGCCTGTGGGACTGGGACATCCCCCGCGGCCGGATCTACTGGTCGGATTCGATGTACCAGCTCCTCGGCTACGTGCGGGAGCAGGAATTCCTCTCCTTCGGCGACGTCAACGCCCTGGTCCACCCGGACGACACCGATCTCTACGGGCTCGCCCGCCAATTGGCGGCCCGCGACACCACCGTCGACCACGAGTTCCGCATCCGGGCCGCCGGGGGCGAGTGGGTCTGGCTCAAGGCCCGGGCCGAGATCGTGCAGGACCTGGAGGACAATGGCCGGCACCTCGTCGGCATCGTCATCGACATCTCGGAGCAGCGGCGGCTGGCCGAATCGACCGCCACCGCCGACATGCGCCTGCGCGACGCCGTCGAGGCGGTGTCCGAGGCCTTCGTGCTCTGGGACGCGCAGAACCGCCTGGTCCTGTGCAACTCGAAGTTCCGGCGCCTGCACGCGCTGACCTCCGACGAGGCCCAGCCCGGCCGCCGCTACGACGCCATCATGGGGCGCGCCGCCCTGCCGACCGTGCGGCGCGAGATCCCCGCCGGCGAGTTCCCGGAAGCGGGAGCCCGCACCTTCGAGGCCGAGCTCGCCGATGGGCGCTGGCTCCAGATCAGCGAGCGCCGCACCAAGGATGGCGGCTACGTCTCGGTCGGCACCGACATCACGGCCCTGAAGAGGCACCAGGAGCGGCTCGTGGAATCGGAACGCCAGCTCATCGCCACCATCGCGGACCTCAAGCGCTCCCGCCGGACCCTCGAGATCCAGACCCAGCAGCTCGCCGACCTCGCCGAACGCTACCTCGACCAGAAGGCACAGGCCGAGAGCGCCAACCGCTCCAAGTCCGAGTTCCTGGCCAACATGAGCCACGAGCTGCGCACGCCGCTGAACGCCATCCTGGGCTTCGCCGAGGTGATGGAGAGCGAGGTGTTCGGATCCCTCGGCTCCGAGAAGTACCGCGAATATTGCCGCGACATCCGCTCCAGCGGCCATTACCTGCTGTCGGTGATCGACGACATCCTCGACATGTCGCGGATCGACGCGCGCCGGGTGAAGCTCGCCAAGCAGCCGGTCGCCGTGAGCGAGGCGCTAGAGCGCGCCCTCAAGCTGATCGCCGAGCCGGCCCGGATGAAGGGGCTCACCGTCAGCGTCGAGATGAGCGCCGACACCCTGGTGATGGCCGACGAGCGGGCCCTGCACCAGATCCTGGTCAACCTGCTCCAGAACGCCGTGAAGTTCACGCCCGAGGCCGGCCGGGTGGCGGTGCGCACACGGCGCGCCATCGATGCGGTCCACATCTTCGTCGAGGATAGCGGCATCGGCATCCCGAAGGCGGCCTTGCCGAAGCTCGGCTATCCCTTCGAACAGGTCGAGACCAACTTCGCCCGCAGCTACAAGGGCTCGGGGCTCGGCCTCGCCATCGCCCGCTCGCTCGCCGAGCTCCATGGCGGGGGCCTGCGCATCCGCTCCGAGGAGGGCACCGGCACGATCGTCCTGGTGCGCCTGCCCCGGCCCGGCCGCACCGAGGCGGCCGAGGCGCAGGAGGCGGCGGAACTCCAGGCGTGA
- the pepN gene encoding aminopeptidase N: MQPITRLADYRPSDYLIDRVDLDLRLHPTETRVTATLALRPNPAGEPGAPLVLDGDELTLLAIALDGQPTGPGAIDVTPRSLTLHQPPQRPFVLEIATQVNPSANTKLMGLYRSNGVYCTQCEADGFRRITYFLDRPDVMAVYTTRIEGERADTPVLLGNGNPVEQGEVGLTRHYAVWHDPHPKPAYLFALVGGRLGRVASRFTTMEGREVEIAVYVEPGKEDRADFALDAVARSMLWDERTFGRAYDLDVFNVVAVSDFNMGAMENKGLNIFNDKYVLASPDTATDADYANIEAIIAHEYFHNWSGNRVTCRDWFQLCLKEGLTVFRDQEFSSDERSRPVHRIAEVRTLRARQFPEDAGPLAHPVRPQAYREINNFYTATVYEKGAEIVRMLRTLLGPETFRRGMDRYFATCDGTAATVEDFLAAFAAESGRDLAAFSRWYEQAGTPTVAVSGTYDPAARTYTLAFRQSLPVVATEATAGSAPQPLVIPVVLGLVAREGGPVAATSERVRDGVFVLETAEDTLVFHEVAAAPVPSLFRGFSAPVKVEHALTRDERLTLLAHDGDAFNRWQAAQSLAMEVLVDRATADAPLEAEAGPEAAGLSSALATFLDGEALADPAFAALVLTLPGEQEVAQTLRSEVDPDAIWRARQSLRMQLGRDLGPRLLSLREALAAPAGAPFSPDAASAGRRALRNAALDLVAAADPQAGTALALAQLETAATMTDRLAALATLSLVPGEAREAALARFADTYRHEPLVLDKWFALQAMIPEDGTLERVRGLMRHPAFSLGNPNRVRSLVASFSLNNPTQFHRPDGAGYDLTAEVVLALDGKNPQVAARLLTAFNTWRMVEGGRRRRAESALRRVVETPGLSPDVSDIAGRSLAAAK, translated from the coding sequence ATGCAGCCGATCACGCGCCTCGCCGATTACCGTCCGAGCGACTACCTGATCGACCGCGTCGACCTCGACCTGCGCCTGCACCCGACCGAGACCCGGGTCACCGCAACCCTCGCGCTGCGGCCGAACCCCGCCGGCGAGCCGGGCGCGCCTCTCGTTCTCGACGGCGACGAACTGACCTTGCTCGCCATCGCGCTCGACGGGCAGCCGACCGGCCCCGGCGCCATCGACGTAACGCCCCGCTCGCTGACCCTGCACCAGCCGCCGCAGCGGCCCTTCGTGCTCGAGATCGCGACGCAGGTGAACCCGAGCGCCAACACCAAGCTGATGGGGCTCTACCGCTCGAACGGCGTCTACTGCACCCAGTGCGAGGCGGACGGCTTCCGGCGCATCACCTATTTCCTCGACCGGCCGGACGTGATGGCGGTCTACACCACCCGGATCGAGGGCGAGCGGGCCGACACCCCGGTGCTGCTCGGCAACGGCAACCCGGTCGAGCAGGGCGAGGTCGGCCTGACCCGCCATTACGCGGTCTGGCACGACCCCCATCCGAAGCCCGCCTACCTCTTCGCCCTCGTCGGCGGCCGTCTCGGCCGGGTGGCGTCGCGCTTCACCACCATGGAGGGGCGCGAGGTCGAGATCGCCGTCTACGTCGAGCCCGGCAAGGAGGACCGCGCCGACTTCGCCCTCGACGCGGTCGCCCGCTCGATGCTCTGGGACGAGCGCACCTTCGGCCGCGCCTACGACCTCGACGTCTTCAACGTCGTCGCCGTCTCCGACTTCAACATGGGGGCGATGGAGAACAAGGGCCTCAACATCTTCAACGACAAGTACGTGCTGGCGAGCCCCGATACCGCGACCGACGCGGACTACGCCAACATCGAGGCCATCATCGCCCACGAGTACTTCCACAACTGGTCCGGCAACCGGGTGACCTGCCGCGACTGGTTCCAGCTTTGCCTCAAGGAGGGCCTGACGGTCTTTCGCGATCAGGAATTCTCGTCCGACGAGCGCTCGCGCCCGGTCCACCGCATCGCCGAGGTGAGGACGCTGCGCGCCCGCCAGTTCCCGGAGGATGCCGGACCGCTCGCCCACCCGGTGCGGCCGCAGGCCTATCGCGAGATCAACAACTTCTACACCGCGACGGTCTACGAGAAGGGCGCCGAGATCGTCCGGATGCTGCGCACCCTGCTCGGCCCCGAGACCTTCCGGCGCGGCATGGACCGGTACTTTGCCACCTGCGACGGCACCGCCGCCACGGTGGAGGATTTCCTGGCCGCCTTCGCCGCCGAGAGCGGTCGCGACCTCGCGGCGTTTTCCCGCTGGTACGAGCAGGCCGGCACCCCGACCGTCGCGGTGTCGGGCACCTACGACCCGGCCGCCCGGACCTATACCCTCGCCTTCCGCCAGAGCCTGCCGGTCGTCGCCACCGAGGCGACGGCCGGCTCCGCGCCGCAGCCCCTGGTGATCCCGGTCGTGCTCGGCCTCGTCGCCCGCGAGGGCGGGCCGGTCGCGGCGACGAGCGAGCGGGTGCGGGACGGCGTGTTCGTGCTCGAGACGGCGGAGGATACGCTGGTCTTCCACGAGGTCGCGGCGGCGCCGGTGCCGTCGCTGTTTCGCGGCTTCTCGGCGCCGGTGAAGGTCGAGCACGCGCTCACCCGCGACGAGCGCCTGACCCTGCTCGCCCATGACGGCGACGCCTTCAACCGCTGGCAGGCGGCCCAGAGCCTCGCCATGGAGGTGCTGGTCGATCGCGCAACAGCCGACGCGCCGCTCGAAGCCGAGGCCGGGCCGGAGGCTGCGGGCCTGAGCTCGGCCCTCGCGACCTTCCTCGACGGCGAGGCCCTGGCCGACCCCGCCTTCGCCGCCCTGGTCCTGACCCTGCCGGGTGAGCAGGAGGTGGCGCAGACGCTGCGATCCGAGGTCGATCCCGACGCGATCTGGCGCGCGCGCCAGAGCCTGCGGATGCAGCTCGGCCGCGACCTCGGCCCCCGGCTCCTGTCCTTGCGCGAGGCGCTGGCCGCGCCGGCGGGCGCTCCCTTCAGCCCCGACGCCGCCAGCGCCGGGCGCCGCGCGCTGCGCAACGCCGCCCTCGACCTCGTCGCGGCGGCCGATCCGCAGGCCGGCACCGCCCTGGCGCTGGCCCAGCTCGAGACGGCGGCGACCATGACCGACCGGCTGGCGGCGCTCGCCACCCTGAGCCTGGTGCCGGGCGAGGCCCGGGAGGCGGCGCTCGCGCGCTTTGCCGACACCTATCGCCACGAGCCCCTGGTGCTCGACAAGTGGTTCGCCCTCCAGGCGATGATTCCGGAGGACGGGACGCTGGAGCGGGTCCGCGGGCTGATGCGCCATCCGGCCTTCTCGCTCGGCAACCCGAACCGGGTCCGCTCGCTGGTCGCCAGCTTCAGCCTCAACAATCCGACGCAGTTCCACCGCCCGGACGGGGCAGGCTACGACCTCACCGCGGAGGTGGTCCTGGCCCTCGACGGAAAAAATCCGCAAGTCGCGGCGCGCCTGCTAACTGCCTTCAATACTTGGCGTATGGTCGAGGGCGGGCGCCGCCGGCGGGCCGAATCCGCCCTGCGGCGGGTCGTCGAGACCCCCGGCCTCTCCCCCGACGTCAGCGACATCGCCGGGCGGTCGCTCGCCGCCGCGAAATAA